The nucleotide window CCGAAAGCGACTGAACTGCTTCGCGCGCACGATGGCAATGCGGTAAAGGCCATGACCGCCTTTGTCATGACGGCGCCTTGAGAGTGTACGCATATGGGCTATAAATACCTAGGCCGAAAAGAAGATGCTGGCAGGCACGCCAAGACGTATACGTATGCGAACCGCCGCCGCATCTGTGGAGCTCAATTGCTGTACCACTGAGATACACACCGGCTGCAGGAAACGACAGAAAGTACTGCACATACGCGGTACAGATATACATACAAGGAGAAGAGCTCAATTTGTATAACTTCAATTCATGGGCCTCAGAAGATTCGTACGAGCTAATAGATATACGTCCATGCCCTATATCCGTCTTCGCTACAAGCAATACAAAGATGGGGTATCAATATCAATGACATGTATGCAATCCTGCATAGCCAAAAGAAAATCATGTTTTGGTAACTCTCCTCTACGTCCTCAATGGCCGTCTACTTACCTTGGTCACTAGCATAGAGTTATTCCTCGTCGTCGCTGTTAGCAACAATGGGTCGCTTCCTCTTTTTCTTGCCAGCAGCTGGTcgagctttgcccttctttTTCTTCACTGCCACCACGGGGGTTATGTTGGACACTCTGTTACGCGTTCGACCAGACCTGCGACCTGGTAGAGTATCCTCAACGTCCTCGGTGGCCGTGTCTTCAGCGTCTTCAGCATCAGAAGTAGTCAAGTTGACGTCTTCTTGCGAAGTCTGCAGAACGAATTCCTCGTCTTCCACGTCCGTATCGTGTATTTCCCTAGTCGCTTGACTGTTTTGTAAATCAAAGAGGGCGTTGTCTTCTCCATCTGCTTCTGATCCCATGTCGGCATCCGAGTCAATGTTATTTTTACCCTTGCCTCTGGGCTTGGTCACCTTCTTCCGACCAGGCTTGCCAGTGGCTGCTTTTCTTGCTTGGAGCGGCCCGGAACGAAGTCTGCTGGTAGGCTCTGTAGATTCTTCTCCCCGCCTCTTGGCTGCTTGCTTTGCTGCTTTTGCTGCCCTTGCTTTCGCCGTAGCTGCTAGGGTACGCGAACGGTCTTCGATAGACTGACTTAAGCTGGCAAGCGACTCTCTCTTTTTGGTCTTCGACTTCGTCTGCTTGACATTGTATGCCTTTCCACCTGGCTGTTTGAACTGTGCTGTCTTTTCTTTGGGATAGTTGTAGTTGAAATACAGTTCTGTGCCTGCTTTTATGTCTGTTATTGCGAAGAGCGCAATTCGAAAGACCGTGTTGCACAGCATGTTTTTGGGAAAACAGTTGGTGTATTTGTCATCAGCGTTGTTGATGAAGCGTAATTTGTTTCCCATGTATGTGGCATCGACTTCTTGTTCTGCATGGTGGTATTAGTGATTTTGTCCGCAAATTTCATAGAGAAAACTTACTTGAGTTCAACCTGAATAAGTACATGGTCTTTTGGTAGTCATATATCGTCACTCGACGATCACCTTCATTGACTGAAATAGCCTCACCGGTGTACTCACCAATGTACTCGCCGCTCTTGATGTCCTCACCCATGTACAGTCCAAAGCCATGGACTTCCGAGTGGCCCAGCAACGTCTTTCGAGGGACGCCTCGTTGAATGGCAACGTTACCACAGCTCTTCTTCGCTAGATCCTCGTCATAGCGATTGACGGGGTCAAGGACTTCAGTTGCTCCACACGATCCGCACAAATCGGCGTCGCACTCTCGGTTGAATTTGATGCAGAGGCAGGCACTAGACACACAGGCACGTTTCACAGGACCTCTTGAGCAAGTGCAACCTGGAAAGCGCTTGTTGCATAACTGAGAGCACTTGCATGTCTTCTCGCAGTTGATGCCTTCTCTATAGCACCGGCATTTTGCACTCTCACAACTGCCATCGTGATTGCATGGAAAGAAGGGCTTTCTTTTCTCCCAGTGCGAGGTGATCTCCTGCTGTAACCACCAGTTGCTATTGAACTTTCCCAAAGGTGGCTTCGCGCCTTTACAAGCAATCATCTCCGATTCGGGGCAGACGGTGAACGCGTCCGGATTTACGGGTAGCTTGTAGTTAATCACCTTCTCGATATCTGAGTCATCGTGGAAGTGTGCTGGTAAAGGAGCCCCGTCATCTTCTTGCTCATCCTCAACCACGTCGTCTTCGTGTAGCTGTGATCGGCGACGTGATGACTTGTCAACCGAACTCCGACGACTGGCTTCATCGGTAACAGGTGTGAGGCGCTCCTCATCGGAATCTGTCTTCCACGAGTCCTCAGGCACTTCCCTCAACTCTCCATGAAGGAGACAATTATGCCTAGTAACGTTAGTATCTTGTCACAAAACCTTCTCCTACACTTACTGGTAACAAACTCTACACATAGCGTGCCTATATGTAAATGTCTCGGCAGTCTGTTCCTTCGCCGTCTTTTTGTTGATATACTGCTGCATGACTTCAGATCGCTGAGCCAGGTACCAGATGCTGAAATCGCATTCTTGGCGGACGGTTGCGCAGGCAATTGCCGCGATCCTTAGAGCTTTGGCCGTTGGCTCTCCGAGCTGCAACAAAAACTTTCGCCATTTCCTGTCGCTTCGATTGAACAGTATCGCCTTCTTCGGCTGCCCATCGCGCTCGAATTCCTCGATATGATAACCTGACCTCTCGGACAAGCTAGCCCTGAAAGATGCGCTTGCTGGCAAGGTGTTGTTGATTCGTACAATGGCTTGTTCCGGCGCCAATAACCAATACAAAATTTCATTCCAAGATACACCCATCTCGTTCAAAAATGCCTCAATAGTGTCTTTATAGAACCGGCATTGCTCTTTTCTGAGGTCAAGAGGCCCATTCTCATCATGCGTCAGTTCGTATATATAAGGCAGCGTGCTCAACAATGTCTCTCGACAGGTATAGTCTTCATCTTGGAAATAAGGTGTTGCAAGCAATTTTGACTCATTGTCGGCTAAGATGTTGTTCTCCAAGCTGACATACTCCTTGAAAGGGGGAATCGTGACCGCGTCAGACCTGTATTTCGTCGTCGGTGCGGCCAGGACGCTCTTGATTACGATATCCTTGGGTTTGGCCTTGacgtagatctcttggctCATATCGGGAAGACGTTTGGTGTTGATGCCTTTGAATGGGAGCTGTATCGTGCGCATGTCTGCGAAGGGTGAAAGTTGTTGTTCATATCTTTCGGGCAAACTCGAGTGAACCAGACGCTTCTGCTTACGGCTTCGTGCACGTAATTCTTGCTCTTGATAGGTCCTTTGGCGCATCATCCGAGACCACGTCAAATACGCATGCGTTTCGTGTCGTCCCCCGATGTGACGCTTTAGACATGCGTCTATCGCTGAACGCGTAGCTTCTAATTCGTCTTCTGCAAAGTTTGCGACTGCTAACTTGGTCTGGCCGTCGGTTTGATCATCGGTCACACCATCATCAGCAGATTTTGTGTTGTCAGGCAGCAAATTGTCGGGGGGCACATCGACAGGTGGCTCGTTTGAACGCTTAGTAGACGTGTCTGACGGAGGATGGCTGGTGTGGTTGACACCATCTGATCTAAGCTCTTCTTGGAGAATCTCTGGCGGCTGTTCCGGCGCGGAACCGCGGCTTTCCTCTCTTTCTATCAGACTAAATTCGACATTGGTAatgttgttgctgctgcaGCACACCAACGGGTCTCTACTTTGGCTGGGGCTCCGTTGTCGCAGAGGCGCCTGAGCATGGTCATCGTGCACATGCGCCAAAAAGGGGTCATTGGTTAAATTTTCATTTGGCGAACTGTCTGGAAGACGTGAGCTTGTCACTCCCATATTACTTCGCTGCGCCGACGACGTCCGCTTCACCGACTTGATTACCTTCCTTTTGGTTGGGGTTAATTCAGATCCCGCAGCCTGCGAATCACAAGCATTCGTAGGCTCAGAAGCTTCCGCGTCGATGTTGTTCACTACGAGGGCGCCACCGCGCTCAGGACTTGTGTTTACGCGACTGGGTGTGGCCCGTTCGCGGTTGTTGTCGGGAGAACCGCCGATTGGTGACAGGGAGTCAAATGCAACATTGTTCAAAGTTGGCTTACCGGGCTCAGTAACCGCAGCAGGAGGTGCGTTTTCATCGGGTTGACCAGGCGCAATCTTTTGTGCGGTTTCTATCGTCTGGATAGGCTCACTAGGCATATGTAGGATGGGGGGCGGCACAACTGGTAGGGTCGATTCCGAGTCGCGGACAGATGCAGCAGAGGATGTTTCGTCGCGCGGCATCATATGCGTCGCGGCAACCACTTCTGTTCTCACTGGTGATGCTTGAGCGATTTTGGCAGCCTCTGGTTTCTGTGCGGGTGTTTCCGATGCGCTCGGGGTTGGCTGTCGTGGAGCGGGAAGCGGCGCAGTGGTCTGAATACCAGGTAGAGGTAACCCGATGTTGGCAGATACAGCCTGTGTCGAGCTCTCCGGAGGATCCAGGTTGGAGGGAATTCCGGGGTCTCCTGGCAGAATCTTTACCTCAGGCAGTTCGGACTGGACATCTTCAACGACTGCAGGCTGTTGTGGCACCTCCGGTTCGTCCTCATCTGTCAGCTCAATGACATAGGTAGCTTTCGGAGACGGCGACCTCTCCCGTCCTCTTCCTCTAGGAGTTCCAGTGTTTCGACTACTGGAGGCATGCGTCGACGCCCGGTTCAGCGCGAGCAGGACCATTTGTCGTCTTCTTTCTTTCTGCGCAGCAGCCTGTTCCCATTCTGTCTGACGCTCTTGAACTTCAATACCATCCTGATCAATTCTTGGGCGCTCCTGCCGCCTAACAGTGGGTAGACGGAAAGTTTCGGGTTGAGgctcatcgtcgtcatctaGGCTTATTGGCGTGAGAATTGAGTCCCCGCGTGCCATTGTAGCGCGTGAGGGTGCAGTAATCTGGACAGCGATGACCGAATTCCTCTACGTCTAGCGGGGAAGTGGATGGTGAGACGAGGTAGAAGTGGTGAGTTGCATGATCTTGCAAATAATCCTTcggtgtgtgtgtgtgtgaaGCGCTGGTGAAAGTAAGCTTGAGCGATTGTGAGGTCTGCCAGGTGACCCAGTCACGCTAAATCGCGGGGAATCGCGTTGGCACGTGGTCTGCACTACCTACCCCCTGTCTCTGTTATGATTGCAGTAACCAGGCAAGTAAAGCCAGATGTGATATTAGAAGCTGCGCACGAGAAGCGGTGGTAGTGGTAGGGGTAGGTTATAATAGTAATGTTGATTATGTATTCTACTAGCGAGGTACTACTTCCCTCAAGTGTTGTTAGCCACCCAACTCCCACGTGAACAATATCGTCGGCATCATCTGGAAATTACACAATAGCTCATTCTGTCCGCCAACCATCAAATCTGAAGTAGTCCTCTGACCCTTCTCCAAAGAGAGGCACAAACACGCGCCCAGAATTTTGCAGGGCGGTGTAATTATGTCCCCAAACCAAGCACCTAGAAGCTACAGTGACGAACAAGGAAGAAACGCCGCGCCAAACAAAATTACGATGTTCAATTCCAGCGAGCGGCCCATCATGCTTGCTGCAGTCACAAAGCAAAGTCATCATTTTACCAGATCCTTCGATTCTATCCTAGGAAGTTCTGTTGCTGCTGTCCAGGCCGTGGAAAGACGCTCGTTGTAGGTACTTGATCTAGGCTCATGCCTCCCATTGTCCCTTGGTTGCTTGTATTCTGCCAACCCTGGCCAGTTTGCTGATTGACAAAGGCGCTTTGTCGGAAAGGGTTGGTACTACCCGTCGCGTGCACAGTAAGACCACCCTGCGGCGATGTTGCACTCTGTGGTGAAGGTTGACGTGCAAATGGGTTTGTGCCTGTAGGTGTGGGTTGCAATGGCTGTTGTTGCATTGGTGCGAAGGGGGATTCCTGGATGGGTGAGATTGAAAATGACGGTGAGTTGACAGGAGACTGCGACTGCTGAGAAAAACCAGTGTTCTGTTTTGCGAACGGGTTCGTGGAAGTGCGATTGATCGAGCTTGTACCGGTAGGGCTGGTGAGCATCTTGGTGTCGCCCATGCCAGTCGCATTGGGCAGCATAGACTGTCGGAACGGGTTCGTGGACGTCTGCTGCGGCTGCAGAGGCTCGGCGATTGTGGGGATCTGCAtgtgctgctgctgttgtgAAAAGTCAGGCATACCATTTTGTGGTATTGACGGCATAGTGCCTTGCGAGTTGAATGGCTGCGGTGTGTAACCACCGAAGCCGGCACCAGTGAACTGTGCTTGTAGTTGTGGTGCCTGTGCTTGTTGCTGCATCTGGAACGGATTGGTGTTCTGCCCGTTTTGCATTGGGAAGGGCTGTGATTGCTGAGGGAAGCCCATGTTGGCTGTCTGTTGCGGCATCTGGAAGCCCTGTTGAAAGCCTGTCTGCTGTGGATACTGTTGTTGCATCATCGGCTGTGTGGCCATGGTTTGTTGATTGTCCTCGAGAGACTCAAACAGATCAATCAGCGGCGCACTCGCTGAGGGTTTGGCCGGAGCTGCAGGCGGCTGACTGCTAGCATTGTGGGAGGCTGCGGGCTTCGGATCTAGAGGTTTGCTAGCCCCGTTGGTGGTCTTGCCCCCATTCTTCTTTGCCTCCTTCTCGGCCATGTATTGCCGTCGGTTGATCTCGAAGTCTTTGTCGTTCAGATATTCCTCCAAGGACGCGGCCAGACTAGTTGGTGCGTGCTTGATCTTGGGGATTTCCAATCTCGTAGAATGCTCGTGTGATCTCGCAAGACTGAGGTATTGGACGACGGCTTCAGTCTGTTTGACGAAGGTGCGATATACTGCAAGGGCACGCGTCGCATCAGGCCGTGATAGCTCGAAGTAGTGCTCTGTTTAATTAGTACATGGTACCCCAGGAATCGCAAATCGACTCACCGAGAATGTTGATGGTGCCTTCGTTCATAACATGGAAGAGCACCAGGAGATCCATTGTCAGCAAGCGGAAAGCCGTCATTGTAATTTCGTTCTCCGGCTCATCGTCGAATGGCTGTATACAGTCAGATGGGCCAATTTTGGTAGTTGGACATTGCTTGCTCCACGTACCTGGCACTTGAGCAACGCCCTAATCTGGTCCTGCACACTTTCCGCTTCCCGAAGGAGGCCCTTTTCTACACTTAGCCGCTTAAGCCGGCCCTCGCCGCCGCGGACATAGTCGACCTTTGTTGCGCCATATTCGATGGCTCGTCGGAGGAGGTATTCGGAGTAGGTGCGGATATTGTGTCCTTGTGTTTGTACTATCGCGCCCAGTGTCAGCAACTGCCATGTGTCATGTCATGCCATGCCAGAAAAGAACCCCCCCATATGGCCGCTCCGCACAGAAGAGGCCTGGTCAGCGATTATCCGTACCATAGCCAGCACTGTGATCCGACCCGGCCCAGGGCAATATTCGCAGACGTACCCTCTGTAAAGTGGTTGATTGCCAACTTCCTGTGCGGGTTCTGCGCCAGGAACTTGAGTGTAACGTCGGGCTCGCCCTCCCTTATCATGAGGTGTACGATGATCAGGCTCTTGTACACAATAGTCCATGTCGAATCGCGCAATCGGTTGGTGAGGGCGCGAAAGATCTCGGCGACGCCTGCCTCTCCGGCATGTGTCGCGACAAGGATATGTTCGACATACTTTGACTTGGGCGCTGCGAGCTACGGGGCCGGGTCAGCCTGTCTGCTGCTGGGAACAGCCGAACGGGGACGGGGACGAGGAGGAGCGGCGCATAGCTACCTTGATCTTGGTGCCGCCCTTCACACTCTTCTCAAAGGAGCTGGCCATGGGTCACAGGGGATACTGTCGCGCCGACAGGTCGCTGCCCGATGGGCCCGCTGACGATGTTCTTGATGTTGGCCTGTTTACCGTGTCACAATGGCTCTACTGGGTTTAGGACAGCATGGCGGCGCGGTCAAAGGATAGGAGAGAGTGTGGTATCAATACAAACAGGTCGGGCTGTGTGTAGATCGCGACACCCGACGTGCATGTCCGTTATTAGAGCGGACCGGGATAGAGGAGTGAAGCAGGGCCGCACGGTGGAGCATGCTCATGTCCAGCGGGCGATGACGCCGTGCCCATGCACCAACGCCCAGGGTCCCAGAGCCGTTCGCATTTCCCCTCCACAAACACTGAAACTTTTCACAAACAAGGCCAAATTCTCCACCATGTCCACCTCACCACCCCCCGAGGAGCGCGCAAAGGCCGACGCCGACGCCCGCGCAAAAGAACAGGCCGAGCAGGCCGCTCTGCCCTACAAGTGGGACCAGACAATCAAGGACCTCGACATCACCATTACCATCGATGCAAAGTACAAGGGCAAAGACTTGGACATCAAGATTAGTCGCAATGCCCTCAAGGCCGGCATCAAGGGCCAGGAGCCTTTTATCCATGTACGCCACAGCCCACTAGCATCACTGGGGTAGTAACAGTCTAGGCTAACACCTTCTGCAGGGCGAGCTGCCCCACGCTATCCGTGTCGACGAGTCCACCTGGACACTGACTTCCACCGGCTCCCAGAAGGAAATCGCCATCCACCTCGACAAGGTCAACCAGATGGAGTGGTGGGCCCATGTAGTCACCACGGCGCCCAAGATCGACACCTCCAAGATACAGCCCGAGAACAGCAAGCTAGGCGACCTTGACGGAGAGACACGCGGCATGGTAGAGAAAATGATGTTCGATCAAAGGATGAAGGAACAGGGTAAGCCCACCAGCGACGAGCAGAAGAAGGCAGAAATTCTAGAAAAGTTCAAGAAGGAGCACCCTGAGATGGACTTTTCCAACGCCAAGTTGGGTTGATAAAGCATAGGATGTGGTTGAAATTATGCGAATATGAGTGAATGAAAAAGAAATGCTAATGACGGAACGCGACATCCACATACGTCAGGGTTCAAGTGAGGATGTAACGTCTACCCTCTAGCACTGGACATGGGCACTGCCAAATGCATATGACAGTGGTACATACATTATCTTAACAGTAAGTGAGTTCATCAAGATCTTGGATGCATAGAAACATCTGGTAATCGATTGGTGGTTTGTATTCGTGCGTCATCCATGTTGATTGCGACTTCAAGACAGCAATCTGGCAAGAGCTGTGAACATAAAATGGATACCTCCTGTCGAATCATGACAATGTTGGAAGCTATGACTTGCCGGACAGAGGAAGGAGCGACATGACCAATTCCAGCAGATTCCACGGCATCGTAGCTTCCTCACTTATGCTGCCAAGCCACCAGCACAGGCTACAATGGTAAAAACAAAGCATGATGAACGCGGGAAGCAGCTTTGGCGATCATGAATCAGACTACCCTATTCACACACAAAATGAGGCTTTTCAGTTCATCGATGTACCTCACAGTGAAGCAAAAGAGCTCTAATTAGCTGAATAGGTGGATGAATCACCCGTAATTACAACCATTTATTCCATGTATATTCGTGCAACTGCATTTGTACTAAGTCACACCCCTCTCATTCGCCTTATCCTCACCCAAAGGCGCTCTCTGACCAGTCCGCCCATCGCCCCTGACCGGACTAGACGGCGCACTCCCCTCTGCTACTGGCGCCTCGACAACCAGCAAGCCCTCACCTAGCCCCCCATCCCTCTGCAGCAAACTCTGGCTCGTCTGCCTATTGTGGCCACTCCTTTGATTCACACTCGGCTGTCTCTGTCTCCGTTTGGGCAAAGGAGGCGGCACTGTCGACAACTCACTAGCTGCCACTGCAGatgctgctgccgccgcaGCTGTACTCTGAGTCCGCCTCATCTCTCTCCACATCTCTTCTCCCTCATCATCATGCAACCCCGCGCGTGCATCCTGATCCGGGAAATGTGCGGCGGGAGGAAGCAACGACGCTGTTCCCAGAGCCGATCTAGTAGGCGAGTTGAGATCCTCAATTGATTTTTGCGTTGAGAGACCAGCGGGCTTGCGCTTGGTGAGGGTGTTTGCAAATGTGGTTGCTGCAGCGGGAATAGCGGCCCACGTTTGTCGTTTGG belongs to Pyrenophora tritici-repentis strain M4 chromosome 10, whole genome shotgun sequence and includes:
- a CDS encoding protein containing SET domain protein, producing MARGDSILTPISLDDDDEPQPETFRLPTVRRQERPRIDQDGIEVQERQTEWEQAAAQKERRRQMVLLALNRASTHASSSRNTGTPRGRGRERSPSPKATYVIELTDEDEPEVPQQPAVVEDVQSELPEVKILPGDPGIPSNLDPPESSTQAVSANIGLPLPGIQTTAPLPAPRQPTPSASETPAQKPEAAKIAQASPVRTEVVAATHMMPRDETSSAASVRDSESTLPVVPPPILHMPSEPIQTIETAQKIAPGQPDENAPPAAVTEPGKPTLNNVAFDSLSPIGGSPDNNRERATPSRVNTSPERGGALVVNNIDAEASEPTNACDSQAAGSELTPTKRKVIKSVKRTSSAQRSNMGVTSSRLPDSSPNENLTNDPFLAHVHDDHAQAPLRQRSPSQSRDPLVCCSSNNITNVEFSLIEREESRGSAPEQPPEILQEELRSDGVNHTSHPPSDTSTKRSNEPPVDVPPDNLLPDNTKSADDGVTDDQTDGQTKLAVANFAEDELEATRSAIDACLKRHIGGRHETHAYLTWSRMMRQRTYQEQELRARSRKQKRLVHSSLPERYEQQLSPFADMRTIQLPFKGINTKRLPDMSQEIYVKAKPKDIVIKSVLAAPTTKYRSDAVTIPPFKEYVSLENNILADNESKLLATPYFQDEDYTCRETLLSTLPYIYELTHDENGPLDLRKEQCRFYKDTIEAFLNEMGVSWNEILYWLLAPEQAIVRINNTLPASASFRASLSERSGYHIEEFERDGQPKKAILFNRSDRKWRKFLLQLGEPTAKALRIAAIACATVRQECDFSIWYLAQRSEVMQQYINKKTAKEQTAETFTYRHAMCRVCYQHNCLLHGELREVPEDSWKTDSDEERLTPVTDEASRRSSVDKSSRRRSQLHEDDVVEDEQEDDGAPLPAHFHDDSDIEKVINYKLPVNPDAFTVCPESEMIACKGAKPPLGKFNSNWWLQQEITSHWEKRKPFFPCNHDGSCESAKCRCYREGINCEKTCKCSQLCNKRFPGCTCSRGPVKRACVSSACLCIKFNRECDADLCGSCGATEVLDPVNRYDEDLAKKSCGNVAIQRGVPRKTLLGHSEVHGFGLYMGEDIKSGEYIGEYTGEAISVNEGDRRVTIYDYQKTMYLFRLNSKQEVDATYMGNKLRFINNADDKYTNCFPKNMLCNTVFRIALFAITDIKAGTELYFNYNYPKEKTAQFKQPGGKAYNVKQTKSKTKKRESLASLSQSIEDRSRTLAATAKARAAKAAKQAAKRRGEESTEPTSRLRSGPLQARKAATGKPGRKKVTKPRGKGKNNIDSDADMGSEADGEDNALFDLQNSQATREIHDTDVEDEEFVLQTSQEDVNLTTSDAEDAEDTATEDVEDTLPGRRSGRTRNRVSNITPVVAVKKKKGKARPAAGKKKRKRPIVANSDDEE
- a CDS encoding ENTH domain containing protein is translated as MASSFEKSVKGGTKIKLAAPKSKYVEHILVATHAGEAGVAEIFRALTNRLRDSTWTIVYKSLIIVHLMIREGEPDVTLKFLAQNPHRKLAINHFTEVQTQGHNIRTYSEYLLRRAIEYGATKVDYVRGGEGRLKRLSVEKGLLREAESVQDQIRALLKCQPFDDEPENEITMTAFRLLTMDLLVLFHVMNEGTINILEHYFELSRPDATRALAVYRTFVKQTEAVVQYLSLARSHEHSTRLEIPKIKHAPTSLAASLEEYLNDKDFEINRRQYMAEKEAKKNGGKTTNGASKPLDPKPAASHNASSQPPAAPAKPSASAPLIDLFESLEDNQQTMATQPMMQQQYPQQTGFQQGFQMPQQTANMGFPQQSQPFPMQNGQNTNPFQMQQQAQAPQLQAQFTGAGFGGYTPQPFNSQGTMPSIPQNGMPDFSQQQQHMQIPTIAEPLQPQQTSTNPFRQSMLPNATGMGDTKMLTSPTGTSSINRTSTNPFAKQNTGFSQQSQSPVNSPSFSISPIQESPFAPMQQQPLQPTPTGTNPFARQPSPQSATSPQGGLTVHATGSTNPFRQSAFVNQQTGQGWQNTSNQGTMGGMSLDQVPTTSVFPRPGQQQQNFLG
- a CDS encoding CS multi-domain protein, with product MSTSPPPEERAKADADARAKEQAEQAALPYKWDQTIKDLDITITIDAKYKGKDLDIKISRNALKAGIKGQEPFIHGELPHAIRVDESTWTLTSTGSQKEIAIHLDKVNQMEWWAHVVTTAPKIDTSKIQPENSKLGDLDGETRGMVEKMMFDQRMKEQGKPTSDEQKKAEILEKFKKEHPEMDFSNAKLG